Proteins encoded in a region of the Rutidosis leptorrhynchoides isolate AG116_Rl617_1_P2 chromosome 9, CSIRO_AGI_Rlap_v1, whole genome shotgun sequence genome:
- the LOC139868135 gene encoding uncharacterized protein gives MSEDSSHTHTINSKTNNHDLATQLSNLLKNNLQTSHSKLSDSLKINLALNSHNYALWARMIIVGIGGKSKSLLKHLNQEPPAAGDELYDQWEQDDLVVFSWLIQNIEPNLASNLTEFPTAKSLWEASVVTYTGGKDKLQVFDLHVKANELKQANLSIEDLWITMQGVWGDFERRDPNPMKCLYDIQAYNKIRAEQKLFQFLNAIDKQHDQVKRELLRCDPLPTVEEAYAAI, from the coding sequence ATGTCTGAAGATAGTAGCCATACTCACACCATTAACTCAAAAACCAACAACCACGATTTAGCAACACAATTAAGCAACTTGTTGAAAAACAACTTGCAAACCAGCCATTCCAAGCTTTCTGACAGTTTAAAGATCAACCTTGCACTTAATAGCCATAATTATGCATTATGGGCAAGGATGATTATAGTTGGTATAGGAGGGAAGTCAAAATCTCTCCTGAAACACTTAAATCAAGAACCACCAGCAGCAGGGGATGAATTGTATGACCAATGGGAACAAGATGACTTGGTAGTGTTCTCATGGTTAATACAAAACATAGAACCTAACCTGGCTAGTAACCTGACCGAATTTCCCACAGCAAAATCGTTATGGGAAGCTTCGGTGGTTACTTACACTGGTGGCAAAGATAAGCTTCAAGTCTTTGATTTGCACGTTAAAGCTAATGAGCTGAAACAAGCAAACCTATCAATTGAAGATCTTTGGATAACAATGCAAGGTGTGTGGGGAGATTTTGAAAGAAGGGACCCAAACCCTATGAAGTGCCTGTATGATATTCAAGCATACAACAAGATTCGTGCTGAACAAAAATTATTCCAATTTTTGAATGCAATCGACAAGCAACATGATCAAGTAAAGAGAGAACTACTTAGATGTGACCCATTGCCTACTGTAGAAGAGGCATATGCTGCCATATGA
- the LOC139866414 gene encoding uncharacterized protein — MMEDPTVQKMVYLNASKPTISPTVAGNAVLGEAYHVPGDPMKRDAYDRNGKGSISKVPRQLVFGIGVSFLGQIMSITATNSIIASARIKGSVEKAREMHRK; from the exons ATGATGGAGGATCCAACTGTACAAAAGATGGTATATCT gAATGCTTCAAAACCCACAATATCGCCAACAGTTGCAGGAAATGCG GTGCTTGGTGAAGCTTATCATGTTCCGGGTGATCCTATGAAACGAGATGCATATGATCGAAATGGAAAGGGCTCCATATCTAA AGTGCCAAGACAATTGGTATTTGGAATTGGGGTTTCATTTTTGGGTCAAATCATGAGCATAACTGCTACCAATTCCATCATTGCTTCAGCAAGAATAAAGGGTTCTGTTGAAAAG GCAAGAGAGATGCATAGGAAATAA